From the genome of Carassius gibelio isolate Cgi1373 ecotype wild population from Czech Republic chromosome B10, carGib1.2-hapl.c, whole genome shotgun sequence, one region includes:
- the tmem218 gene encoding transmembrane protein 218 — MADVVLGVGTGVFIIALIWIVTLALTIVLSRATGPTKLGIIPIFLLALTVTLVLVFFPRSPEVPSPEKAVQIVDMFFIGRYVLLSLVSVVFLAALFMLLPLHFLEPVYAKPLRTH, encoded by the exons ATGGCCGATGTGGTGTTAGGCGTTGGGACAGGTGTGTTTATCATCGCTTTAATCTGGATAGTGACTCTCGCGCTCACCATCGTTCTGTCGCGCGCAACCGGCCCAACAAA GTTAGGAATCATTCCTATATTTCTTCTGGCGCTCACCGTCACACTGGTTTTAGTGTTCTTCCCTCGCTCCCCTGAAGTTCCTTCCCCTGAGAAAGCAGTTCAG ATAGTGGATATGTTCTTCATCGGCCGATACGTGCTTCTGTCCTTGGTGAGCGTGGTGTTCTTGGCAGCCCTGTTCATGTTGCTGCCCTTACATTTCCTGGAGCCCGTGTATGCCAAGCCCCTGAGAACACACTAG